In Fusarium falciforme chromosome 9, complete sequence, the sequence TTACGCCCAAGTTTGTTCAGCCACCCTTGATAAGTGTCTGTGGAATCCTAGCTTGAGCAGAGCTGGGTTTTTTGTGCAGCATGGCGATAGCTGTTTTTCTGAGTGGGATTGTGAAGTAACGGAGCTGAGAGCCGGGCGGATTGGGCCGGTGGGAAGACTTGTCATCGAGCGAAGCTCCCATCATAGGTGGTGGTTTCCTCGAGCACAATTCTAGTGAGATTGCCCTAGGTAGAAGCTGAGATAATGGTCTCGAACCTGGATAAAACGTAGTAGTGACTCAGAATCTTGGCTCACGTTTTGTAGATAGAAGTTCTCATCCTATCCCTGAGATGTTACTGAAAGTCACATAGGTGCCTCAACCCCAACATTGGAGAGAACTACATCTGCTCAGATGCCACAAAACGTGTCTCTTGGTCTGAGCAGACAAGACATGGCTGGCACACTCCTTGAAACCATCCGTCACGCTTCAGTAGCAAATCATGGGGTAAGTCAAGGGACTAAGCGTAGaaggaagagcaagaagagcttGTAGATTAGCTATCGGTACGAGATTTCCAACAGAATAGTCCAATATGATTCAGTTCGGTCTTTATCAATAAAGCAACGGCTGTGCTAGTTGCCAGTGCTTGTTTCGTTGATATACCATTCAATCAGGTCAAATCAAAACGCCATAAACATTATCAAGGCCGCAGTTCCCATCATGACCAAGTACGGCTCCAGGCGGCGCGCTCCGCTTTCGACAATTTGCTCCGGCTCGTACGTGCTCGGCCTGGTCGAATTTGTCGTGCCGTTCCAACAATACCGCGAAAAGCAATCGACGCACTCAGAGGGCAGATCGGTCTTGGTGCGCGCCAGGCTACGAGCCAATATCGCGCAGCCTACGCAGGCGGGCCAGTTCGAGTCGACTGTACTATTCCCCATGGTCGCGACGTTATATCCGTTCCGTATAATCTCGTTCCGCTCCTTGTTACTGTATTCGAGATCGAAGGTAGAGAAGTTGGACTGGTAAGTGTACGGCGCATTGGGTAAATAGACAATCAGTGGCCCTGGCGATGAGTCTGTGCCTGTATCGCAACCGAAAAATGTCGGGCGCTTGTTCAAGCCGAGGTTGACAAACGTGTTCTGATCTGGGACTTTGGGGAACTCGTTATTCTGAGTCGAAATGCCGCCTGATGACCTCTGGTACGTGGCCACGAGTGCCGTGCCGTTTGGCCAGTGAGTCGTTGTGTCGGCTGAGCCATCGACGGCGAATATGACATCAACTTGGCGCTCCGATAAGAGCAATGGATGCAAGGGAATGTTTTGGAGGTCCTCGCCACCGTCGACGAGGGTGAGGACGGTGCTATCGGCGTTGGAGTTGTTTCTGGGATTGTACTTGTAGAACGGGTTGGGCCAGCTGGCAATATCCCGGTTGTCTTCACCAACATCTGCCAACGTATTGTTGAGAGCCCTGATCAAGAAGTCTGGGGCAttctcgaccttggcgaTCTGCAGAAATGCCTGGTTAAACAGTGACGAGGAGGTACCCATGACGAACCCGGCGTTATCCACCCCAGCAACACAATCTCCATTACGTCTGATTGTGCCGTTCTCAAAGTCAGATCCGATGTACTTGAGAGGGGCAAAAGCACCAAGTGATGGATCGTAGGACCCCATTTCCCATGGGTTGAACTCCACGACGGTAGAGTTGTCAGCTATTTGAAGCTGGCCTGACGTCCGCTCCACTGCAACAATGAGAGGCATAGGCGCTCTCGCCTCGGTAAATTCGGTGTCATTTGCAATCGACGAGAAAGTGTATGCTAGACATTGTCAGCTGCTGTTCTGATAGTGACTGGCAACCATACCAGGCCCTCCATCAGTGGCATTGACAAGTTGATACGACAAAGCCCTTCCCCAGTAATCGGTTATGGTCTTGTTGTACCCTGCATCCTCCTTGCTCTTTACATCATCATACAGCTCGCGATAGTACCGCGTTACGGGTATGCCTGCTGGCCCTAGATTTGTTGATGTGAGTAAACACCACCTAGGCTGACTTGTGTACAACAAACCTTCAATGATGGACTCATCAAGCTGCCAAAGGCTGTCAAGAAAACCGCTCTGTGCAAAGATGATGGACTCGACCGTGGTGAAGTTCTGCACAAAGAGACTTCCAACAACCCAACTACCTCCGGATAGTCCACTAAGGTAGGTGGCAGCTTGGAGAATGCCACCGAGCTGTCCCTTGTCCGTGGAGCTTGTGGACCGGTTGTCGAACGCGGCGATGGCACCGGCCCCGTTCATCATGGCCCGATAACCGCCGCCGgagatggcgatgccgaTTCGCGGCAAGACATCGCCATCATCCACGAGGCCGTTTATATAGGAGTCAATGTCGATGCCACCGATTTCGGCTCGATTAAGGACATCTTTCAGCGCCGAAATAGTGTTGTTATCACGGAGCTGTAGCCATGCTGTTTCGTTGGCC encodes:
- a CDS encoding Lysophospholipase — encoded protein: MLVYGGSIVLASLLVWFPVTHAYLPFIEPRAVPDAPDGYAPSQVSCPSRRPVIRNATALSANETAWLQLRDNNTISALKDVLNRAEIGGIDIDSYINGLVDDGDVLPRIGIAISGGGYRAMMNGAGAIAAFDNRSTSSTDKGQLGGILQAATYLSGLSGGSWVVGSLFVQNFTTVESIIFAQSGFLDSLWQLDESIIEGPAGIPVTRYYRELYDDVKSKEDAGYNKTITDYWGRALSYQLVNATDGGPAYTFSSIANDTEFTEARAPMPLIVAVERTSGQLQIADNSTVVEFNPWEMGSYDPSLGAFAPLKYIGSDFENGTIRRNGDCVAGVDNAGFVMGTSSSLFNQAFLQIAKVENAPDFLIRALNNTLADVGEDNRDIASWPNPFYKYNPRNNSNADSTVLTLVDGGEDLQNIPLHPLLLSERQVDVIFAVDGSADTTTHWPNGTALVATYQRSSGGISTQNNEFPKVPDQNTFVNLGLNKRPTFFGCDTGTDSSPGPLIVYLPNAPYTYQSNFSTFDLEYSNKERNEIIRNGYNVATMGNSTVDSNWPACVGCAILARSLARTKTDLPSECVDCFSRYCWNGTTNSTRPSTYEPEQIVESGARRLEPYLVMMGTAALIMFMAF